In Lactuca sativa cultivar Salinas chromosome 5, Lsat_Salinas_v11, whole genome shotgun sequence, the DNA window AAAATGGAGTTCAAGTTCTCAAAACACAAATGAAGGCTAGGGTTTGGATGGGGGTTCGTTTTCAAATGGTGGATGTTGCCAAATAAGGCAACCCTAGGAGCTAGTGTCATTAAATAGGACACCAACCCCGAGATTAGGATTTTAGGCCCAAAACCGCTGTCATGTTGTGGTCAATCGCGGACACACATTTTTCATTAATCGAGTGCCATACCATGGCACTCCAATGTCACATCGTGGCTAGACTAACAAAGCAAATAATTAAAACTTGAAAATTAATACCTAGAACAAGGATGTTACAAACAACTCTACTCTTACAGCCTTAAAATCGAAATAGGTATGTTGTATAAATAGTGGTCATTTAAAAACGTcacaaaaaaaccaaaaaaatatgaTGACGTTTTTATATTTTCAATATTCATGTTGTTTATGTGATCAAAGAAATTTTAACAACAACAAACCTACCAATTTTAGATTAGTTCGGAATCGGAGGTCCAATTGTAAAATTTCATCGCGTTAACCTAAATGAGGCCTTTTCACATAAACTGTTTAGTTGGGCCAGAAGTCTCTATTCGAAACATTTCGGGGTTATAAACTTATAATTATAAATCGGCCTAGGGTTTTAATATCATCTGCTGCTGTCTACCGAACATCGCCACTGCAAATGCAATAGGTAAAGAAGGTAGAGTCGCCGTCGCCGTAGCCGTACTTAGTACCGGAATAATCTCGCAATCTCTACAGGTTTATTTTCCGTAAGTTTCTATCAGCTCCTCGTATATGTGTGATCATACAAATTGTTTATGTATTATCAGCTCTTCGTGTATGTGATGACAACATTAACTGAAATTGTCCTTAACAGAAGCTAGAAGATGGCGTATGCAGCGATGAAACCCACAAAGCCAGGGCTAGAAGAGCCTCAAGAACAGATTCACAAGATTAGGATTACTCTTTCCTCCAAGAATGTTAAGAATCTTGAAAAAGGTCCGTGTTATTTCAGCAGATCCTTTAACTTATCTGTTCATTCTTGTGTAAGTAGTTATGGTGTGTAGGGGAATTTGTGTTCTTCATTGGTTGTTACTAACAAAATGACTAAAGTACCATGATCTAATAATCATTTGATGTCTATATTAGTGATTGTTTAGAAGAGTCTTGACTAACTTTTTTGGATTGGGGATTTCTGACAGTGTGTGCTGATTTGGTTCGTGGTGCAAAGGACAAGAAGTTGAGAGTTAAGGGACCAGTTAGAATGCCCACCAAGGTTCTTAATATCACAACCAGGAAGTCTCCTTGTGGTGAAGGTAATTCGACTTTTCATTTTGCTTGTGTTTTACTACAAATTCATCTTTATTTCTAATGAAAGAACAACATTTTGATTTTTGCATTTGATGTTTGTAATAATGTAGGAACAAACACATGGGACAGATTTGAGCTTCGAGTTCACAAGCGTGTGATTGATCTTTTCAGCTCACCTGATGTTGTGAAGCAAATCACCTCCATCACCATTGAACCTGGTGTTGAGGTTGAGGTCACCATTGCCGATTCTTAGATTTCCAACTGTTGTTTGACTTGCCCCATACATTTACTATGTTCTATTTTGGGTAAGATTTCATATAGGTTAAATACTTTTTGTATTTTTGCAAGTTTTTCAAGTGAAGAAATTGAGAGTCGTGTTTATTTTTAAACTATTGTATTTTCATCAACTTAGTGCATTTCAAAGTCCATGCCTAGTTTAGTATTTTCGATTGGTGTGTAGTATCATTTGAGATTTTAAATTTGATTCCTAAAACCATTTTGAATATGTAGAAGGAAACACAAAATGGGTGATCTCATGTAACAAATTGATcacttttcttgacattttagcaTAATTATAATTTCCGCTAACCaaaataaccttgaaaaaaaaATCCATACTTTGAAATTATATTGGCAAATTATTCATATGTTAACAAATTATGACTTTTGCAAAAATTAAAATAAGAATCACGCTTTAGTATTTTTGTCACTTTTTGCTAAGTAATACTAATTTTGCAATTTATTGAAATTTTGAATTAACCCACTACAAAATAAGTAGGGATGAGGATTTGGACTGAATTGGAACAATTCAGACAACATGCGATGAGGAGGCTGCAAGCCGACGAACCATTTGTTATCCAGTGGTTTATGAGTTATGTGAATATTCACAAGTTTAGGTGAATTATTTGAGTTGTATTAAATGTTTTTAACGAGTTTAttataaagaaaacacaatctACTTGAAATGAGATGATGGTACTCCCATCTTCAAGTAATTGTATAAAGCTGAAAACATTTCAGCTTTATACCTGTTTTCGGAGGAatataacttaatgaatatgtaACTAAGTAAAGTGAACTTTCTAACTTAAAATGAGGTCCATTTTAGTgtaatttcaaaaatatttaccTATTTCTTTTAATATTTGTTTACTTTTCAATTTTTCTTATTGTTTTTTTAGTTTAAATATGCGATTATTTCTTCCTTTCCCCTTTATttcaactttttatttttttcttattatttttaaacaatagtttttatttcagttttttttattgtttttttttcaaaatagcagtttttatctttttttttctgtttttttttattataaatatctattttttttACACAGACCTTTGATCATCAAATTTTAGCCATcataaattaaacataatgaCATATAAAAGATTACTCAGGTGTTgtttaatttttgataaaatttttTAACCTCTTATGTCTACTGGCGGAAAgacatttgagaaaaaaaaatatttatttttcaaaagaCATCAGACATAAAAGAGTTTTTTGACATctttttcaaataaaacaaaaaatagctcttgatttttaatttttttttaagttataaCTCTTTGTGATATTGTTTGTTTCCCTACGAATAACGTCATCACCGCTATCACCACCACGGTTGCCACCATCACCCCCACTGTCGTTGCCGTCACAGCTTCCATCTTTGTCACCACCTCCACCTGCACCTTCTCCCACACCACCCCtacctccgccaccaccaccactacttgTGCCACATCCACCACCATTTCCGCCGCCTCTACCAACATCGTCGAGTTTTTTTATAGACtttaaagacaaaactgcaaatttggtccttgtggtttgcgaaaacctttggatggggtccaaaaagtttccagcttgcaccgaaggtccaaaatcaaggttttccattgtttttggtccaaaaaaacttgaaaagtcaattttacccttttacatttcttttttctattttctttatttattttggtatttaaataattaaaaatagaaaataaaataaaccccACAGCCTCttcctcccctctctctctctctctctctctcacacacacacatagatacacacacacaaatatatatacatatcgtCTTGATAAAAATGGCTGCCACCATTACTTCAATAGTCTCAAGCTAGATCGACCATAGAAGCTCAAAGTTTTCGACCAAACAAAAATTGGTGTGAAGGGCCTCGTTGATGCTGGAATCCGCCAAATCCCTCTCATCTTCTGCCAATCACCATAAACATTGCACAAAATCAAGTGATGCAATTGTTGGAGGTTTAAGAGAAATTCAAATCCAGTAATCAAATAAAGTGATGAAATATGAGGTATGCTTTTCCAATTATTCTCAGAGGCCTTGGGATTGAACGCATATCACCTCCGGGATCTCGATTGTAGCAAGGGGCTTTTGTTCTCCGACCATTAATACCCTGTTTGTTGACAAAAACCCTTAAGGATTTTAGAAGTGATTAACCGGGTAAGAGATGGTTTATGGTTTGATATGGAGACCTATATTAGCACCACTTTCACGGACCCAATTTCTACATACATAATCGACTTATCATCTTCAGATCCATTTGGTATGGAGATCGATATCAGCACAACTTGCATAGCCATCACCGGGTGGCTTGAAGATTTTGATGTGGACTACATGAAATATGTCAGAAACAATTGAGGGGGAAACAACAATGAGATCGCAGGTAGGTCTAATTTTGTTGGAGGTGCTACTGTCGGAGACGCTTCAATGGTCGGAGGTGTTCTCCTGGCGGAGAAGGTAAGGCTGGCAGAAGCTTAACAGTACAAATTAGGAGAAAGGAGAAAAATGAAGCAACAAAGGCTGCTGTAAGATGGTCCCTGCTGTGTGTGTATGTCTATGAAGAcgatttgtatttttatttatgtgtGTGTctatgtgagagagagagaggaggaggaggaggagggaggggtttattttattttctatttttaattatttaaataccaaaataaataaagaaaatagaaaaaagaaatgaaaaagggtaaaattgaattttcaagtttttttggactaAAAACAATGGAAAACCTTGATTTTAGACCTTCGGTGCAagctggaaactttttggaccccatccaaaggttttcgcaaaccacaaggaccaaatttgcagttttgtcgactttaaaaaacaaacatttgTCTATGAAGACTAGAAAtggaaaaaaacaaaaacaaaaacaaaaaaaacttttgtaCCATATTTTATTTCACCGACACTTAAAAAGACCAAATACATTTACATCATCGAAAACAAACACAATCTTATTGTTTGAAAATACTCGAAGATACCCGATTGAAGAATTTTTTTGATACGCATTagtttaaaatattttttgttgGTCAATATTATATTTGTGATTTTATATATGTTAGTTTGAAGTTGTAATCTTTTACTAAGTGACTAATTTTTTAATAGTTTTATTTGCTAACACCTCTTAAATAtacaaaaagcaaaaaaaaaaaaaaaaaattaagtaataaataaatattgaTCGTTTCgttcataaaaaaaaataaacataaaataacaatgatgtaactaatgaaaaagattgaaaaaataaatttgCGTACATAATTTCATGGGAACTAATTTATGAGGAAAAAACAGAAATTTACAAGATTTTAGCTATAgatattttctttttaatatctaaaattttaaattaggGGCAATATTGACAACTCATGAATTTTCAGTGGACTAAACAAAAGTCAAGGTGGAAAAATCAATTTCTTAATACTAATATGGTAAATATTTTCGAAGACATACTAAAATAGTAAATAGTTTTTTCAATTACTCTATTATGGACAAAAACTAACTTAAAATGAAGTACAAACCATAAAGTACTTGTAAATATATCATGTCATTTTGATTTCAAACATATGAGTTATGCCGGTTTAAAGAATTTTACAAATTTAACATTATGTAGAAAAGCTAAAAACATTTCAACTTTGATACTCCGTCTTCTAACCCAATTATTAGTCTGTTAtgatattaaaataattataggGTAGCCAACATTATCTTTGTATTTGTGAAGGTAGCTTTGTTGTAACCAATTTGTGTTCAAGGTAGAGAGCACGTTCATTTTGATTGTCTTGAAAAATGCTTTCAAGAGCTTTCCATGCGTGCGCAGCGGAGGAATTTGGTTTGAGAATGGTGTGAAGGAGATCGTTTGAAATAGTGTTATAAATCCACTGTAGAACTATGGCATCAAGACGCTGCCACAGATCTTTATCAATGGGTTTGGGAGTATCTTTCCCGTCGGCTGCAGCAGGAGTAggagagttggtcgcgggttgaAGGTGATCAAGAACTTGGAAAGCACGACAGTGTATTTTAAACAATTCTACCCAGTAAGTATACTGGCCGCTCTCCATCTCCAGGGTAAGAGGTATGAAGTTTCTGATGTTAGTGATCATCAGAGCTGGATGAAGTTTTTCTGCCATAGGAGAAGAGAGGGAGAGAATCGTTGGTTAAGAAGAGAGGGGAGGGAAAGATGACGACAGCGACAGGGTAGGTCAGAGTTGTCGCTCTGATACCATAAAAGATGTCGAGGAAATCGTGGTCGAGGAAATAGAGGTCGCGGGAGAGGTAGACGGGGCGGTGGTCAATTTGACAATGGTCGTGGCTTGCAACAACCACATTCACCATGGTATGGACAACACTCATTCTCTTCCTCACCACAACCTTGGGCTGCTCCTTATGGGCAATTCCAGTGGCCACCTCCGCACACTCCTCCTTGCCCTTACCCTACTACTCAAAGATCCCATA includes these proteins:
- the LOC111897878 gene encoding uncharacterized protein LOC111897878, whose amino-acid sequence is MAEKLHPALMITNIRNFIPLTLEMESGQYTYWVELFKIHCRAFQVLDHLQPATNSPTPAAADGKDTPKPIDKDLWQRLDAIVLQWIYNTISNDLLHTILKPNSSAAHAWKALESIFQDNQNERALYLEHKLVTTKLPSQIQR
- the LOC111897887 gene encoding 40S ribosomal protein S20-2 encodes the protein MAYAAMKPTKPGLEEPQEQIHKIRITLSSKNVKNLEKVCADLVRGAKDKKLRVKGPVRMPTKVLNITTRKSPCGEGTNTWDRFELRVHKRVIDLFSSPDVVKQITSITIEPGVEVEVTIADS